In the genome of Amphiura filiformis chromosome 11, Afil_fr2py, whole genome shotgun sequence, the window tcttactttattaatttaataacttctttattataaataaaatgacacataactatttgattcataaaattacattcaacaaaatgattgaagagaaaacacacaaggcactaggcagactgttatagaatggagtatgtaagatgccatgtccatagcttagcaggagtttccgactagcaatcaacatgatcagcacattcagaaaaacacagtttaagagtgaagattgtagtgagtaaccagtcctttataaatgtgctggccactatctattataatatagtaggcttaaactatacattgcgaattaattaagttattttaaaataaaatgtacatgtaagttaactcaaaccggcagtgtatatatcgaaagcagtgaaatcggacattcctaagcgaagatattgagttcgtaagttctggtattacaaaattggaaattgagatatcgtgggtaaaaagctgaaaagacaaaaaacccaacgacaacaacaacaacaacaacaacaaaacaaacagaccagaacaatttggagtacatgtaatgaattaaaagagttgacatgagattaggaattaatgttttctgctgtttcagtgtgcatgttctcatcgttgatggtttggtggactgtcatgtagatgtaagcgtgatcctaaaatgcctttcacattgaccaaaactaattacaagacctcttctacattgaggctggctttccttttaaagggaattttatctatttataaattataaagtgtaaatttatgtggcattatatttttgcaaatttctgtTCTTGAAACCAAAAGGCTTCTTCAGTCATAGACTGTAGAGCACAAAACTTGTTGAATATTTACACTGAACATTATTAATTAAGTCATTAAACTTATTATgcattcatttatattttatgattttaatttaattttataggcctatatcataaatgtatttttatttttaaaacatactGCGCGCTGATCAATGATCTGCGACaggatgtgtttttgttattatgtGTTACCATGCCAGTGAAATTTTAGTATAAAAAATCCCAAGAAGCTAGCTAAATCACAAagaaaacaaggcggttctcgaaccacgagtctcgcctgctttcgcgaccacTTGGTTTTGTAATTGCCTGCTTATGCGAAGAACCTTGTAATGGAAGTGTTATTGGCGATATGGAAAAAAGTGaatgttaattataattatttggaaTTCCTGCATCAAgcgcccatacaacagtttttactaatttgacctcagatgacccctggtgaccctgaaatgaccttccaaaaattggctttaaatgttgactgtacccaccaagtttcatgcccatacaacagttttttactaatttggcctcagatgacccctggtgaccttgaaatgaccttccaaaatttgactttagatgttgattgtacccaccaagtttcatgcccatacaacaatttttactaatttgacctcagatgacctctggtgaccttgaaatgaccttccaaaaattggatttaaatgttgactgtacccaccaagtttcatgcccatacaacagtttttactaatttggcctcagatgaccccaggtgaccttgaaatgaccttccaaaaatttggctttaaatgttgactgtacccaccaagttttatgcccatacgatggtttttactaatgtgacctcagatgacctctggtgaccttgaaatgaccttccaaaaattaggctttaaatgttgactgtaccctccaagtttcatgcccatacgacagtttttactaatttgacctcagatgacccctggtgaccttgaaatgaccttccaaaaatttggctttaaatgttgactgtacccaccaagtttcatggccatacgacagtttttactaatttgacctcagatgaccccaggtgaccttgaaatgaccttccaaaaatttggctttaaatgttgactgtacccaccaagttttatgcccatacgatggtttttactaatgtgacctcagatgacctctggtgaccttgaaatgaccttccaaaaattaggctttaaatgttgactgtaccctccaagtttcatgcccatacgacagttttactaatttgacctcagatgacccctggtgaccttgaaatgaccttccaaaaatttggctttaaatgttgactgcacccaccaagtttcatggccatacgacagtttttactaatttgacctcagatgacccctagatgacctcagtgaccttgacccactaaccaatacaaaccggttctgtctggggtcaagatgcaccaacccaccaagtttgaggaacgtgcgactccttatctccgagaaaataggcggaaggcaaactttaaccaaaactttaaccaaatttgtcacatacacacacccccacccacaccccccccccccctacacacatacggaaaagtgattatatagtctcctgccttatcaggcgagacaaaaaccaaGTGATTATTAAATAACTATCAAAATCCCCTGCTAAATCCAATAAATCTGAACATAGACTCTATTTCTATACAGACAGTCTATGATCTGAATTGGAGCAAAAGACAGACATTCTATGATCTGAATGggagcaaaggggggggggggcactcccactttggaggtgacaccgTATAGGGTGTCACCTAAAACTCTGCATTTAAGCACATGCTCACACACCCCGGGGTTCACACCCAAAGACctctttttcaatttgttcaacAACTTTCAttaatcactgattttgttacttattttgaaataaaaaaaagccATCATGTTCAAGACATTCTTATGCATTAATACCCTCTACATGCAGTCTATGTTCTGCAACCGGGACTATTTTGGCTCTCattcaaaattctcatttttaaaaaggtcatgttctcctAAATCTCCCCCTAAACCATCCAtccatctctcacccaatgaccccatatttgtcaaattgaaagaaattgattaattttttttttaaaggaccaAAGTTGTCCCTTGAGTGATGTACCAAAGCACTAAAACCCCTCGGAAAAATTATTTGTTTAGATTCAAGTGATGTTCAAAAATTTTCTGGCAAGGTGCCCCATGAATACATTTTCAGGCGAGCTATTGCTATTTAAtgtaatgttcatttttttatgtgTATGTAGCACAGGGGAGAGAATTTTTAAATAGAGGTTATGGATTGACGAAACATGTTACCAGAAGTGCAGCAGTTATATAGTGATCTAAATGTAGTTTACATTAAAAATTCtctaaaggcttaggaaaacaattAATACACAATACAATACGCTTTAACTTGATAAACTTGATAAACATCTAGGTCTATatgtagaccatttaaggtttgccaATTGGGGGGGCAAGCTTTTTTGGTGGACCGAGGGGGGGAagtaattttggcaggccgagaggggggaagcgtttattgcacagcccttaatacTGCAACACCAAGCCATTTCATTTTGAAGTAACCCCCAGGTCATAATCATAATCAGGGTCCATTCAGATGAGTTTAAACCAAACTATATTAATTCCAGCAGGTAAATTGTATCAATTCCGGTTGTAAATCAATCAATTGTACAAATTCCggttttgtcttccataggggttttgcTAGGGTTGAATTCCGGCTGTCCATTTTGGATGTATCTAAATTGTTGTatcaaaattccagcaggtaaatcAAAAAATTGTACCAATTCCAGCTGTGTCTTCCATACAGCTTTTGCTGAGGGTGAAATCTGGCTGTCCATTTCACCCCTACTTTTGGATGTGTCTaaattgaaatatcaaaattccagcaggtaaatttgtaaattgcacaaattccggttttgtcttccatggggttttgcTGAGGGGTGAATTCCGGTTGTCAATTTGACCCCAAATTccagaagtgtcttccatagggggggtgcggaattcatctggaatagcccaatgacttaggcactttggttatgagggatCGTTAGGGTGAACTTTTAAGTTGTGAATCATATATTTCCATCAAGCATTGTCGAATGTTTATTAAGATAAATTAGCCAATAGAATGTGGTTATATTATTGGTCATCTAATAATTTTCTTACTTGTCAAGTGTTTTTCATGTACTTACATACAGTGGGCAGCTGTTATTATCCAGTCGGGCGCCACCAAAGATGCACCACAGATTCGCCTTCCATTAAAGTAGAGGGCGGCCTGCCATGGATATTCGCCCTCTTCTGCCGGCTGACCTCCAACGATTTGAGTTCCTGGTTCTTTTTCTACGGGTTGTAGACCACATTGAGGATCTTCTGTAAAACGTTAAACAGACCGACAAGTTAAACGAactgatatgtgatgcgatcaagcaaaatcagtcggaactcgaaaatattaaatattcagttttttataggatatctgtttaatatgtacaacaacattcAAAATTTAgagttaaaaagacaaaacaaccgacgcTTCGGGAGCAcaaaaacatcccttttacaagGTCCTCCCTCATTGTTTTTCTTTAATCTTTTGTTTGTTGCAAAATCGGACCACCTTGGTATCTCTGGTACCCCGCTGTATGGTCTGGGAGGCGGAGCCGACGCGTGGAGACGTTGGTACGTCCTGGGTGtcccacacagcgtcatcatccctatatcttcgtgtcaaaaattgccgtgatagtacggcgaatcctctcgtttttcaatagctacgcagggcgattttgttcgagataggccgagcgactcaggctaagcatagtacgactatcatatgagataccatcaaattctattttacacattattacgatttgcgcatgctctagtatcccatctctctctctaaggtcacattgcatacaCGTATGCAGGTGTGGTTCTTATGAGAGTATGCCATCGAATGCGGTCAGCGGCAGCCCTGGTAGCCTCAGTGATGCTCAGGCCTGTGATAATTTTGATGTCGTCAAACCAGCTCGCTGCAGGTCTGCCTCTCTTGCGTTTTCCCTCAACCATTCCTTGGACAATTGTTTTCTGAAGACAATGATGTCTGGTGATGTGGACAAAGTATGATAACTTTCTAGAAATGATATCGGCTCGCAAGGTCTTCTGAACTCCAAGCTCTTGAACCCACTCATTTGTTTTCTTCGCAGTCCATGGAATCCTCAGGATTCGTCGATAGCACCACAGCTCAAAAGAATCCAGCCTCTTCCTGTCAGATAGTTTCATCGTCCAGGATTCAGATCCATATGATGCCACACTTTTCCACAGTTTGGTCAGGTTTGAGACTACACCTCGAGCTATTGCCAATCTTCGTTTTATCTCCTAGGTGCAGTCACTTTTGGTGTTAATGATGGAACCCAGAAATTCAAAACTTTCCACCTCTTCAATGAAATCACCCTCTAAGGAAAAGTTTGCATCTGTGTCATTTCGTCCTGCGTCTACAATCATGACTttcgtcttctttgtgttcaagaTGAGTCTCCTCTGTTCACTTGCCGATTTTATTGCTTTCAATAGATCCATCAATTCCTCTTTGCTACTGCAAACCAGGGTTGTGTCGTCTGCATATCTGAGATTTGTGATCCGCTGACCACCTATGGTAACACCTCCTCGAAAGTCTTCCAAAACGTCTCTCATGATGCTCTCAGCATAGATGTTGAAAAGCTGAGGAGACAAAATGCACCCTTGTCTCACACCTCTGCCAATTTGGAACCACTCTGAGTCACCTCTACTCGTCCTGACTGAAGATTCCTGATCCTGGTATAGCGTACTGATGAGCTTCACCGCGTAACCGGGGAATCCCATATCCCGCATGATGTTCCATAGGTCTTGATGGTTGACACAGTCAAATGCCTTGCTGTAATCGATGAAACAAAGGTAGAGTGGAATGGAATGTCCTCTgcatttttcaatgatatttcgCATATTGACAATTTGATCCCTGGTGCCTCTTCCTGCTCTAAACCCGGCCTGTTCGTCTACTATCTCCGTCTCGAGCCTTTGTCTCATTCTGTtgttgatgatcttcagaagAATCTTGCTGGCGTGACTGATTAGGCTGATGGTTCGATGGTTTGAGCACTCTTtgatatttcctttctttggtaTCGGGATAAATACGGCTCTCTTCCAGTCCTTAGGCCATTCCGCATCTCTCCAGATTTTGTCACATAGCTTCCACATGATGATTACACCTTGCTTACCAGATGCCTTCCACAATTCACCTGGAATCTCATCACAGCCTGGTGATTTCCCATTTTTTATCTCCTTCATTGATTTACGAACTTCATCCAGTAGGGGTGGTGGTTCAGTGTCAATTTCAACTGAATCAATGATGGTGGGTTCCTCCTCTGCTTTCTGTTCATAAAGCTCAGTGCAGTATTCTGCCCATCGGGTCTTGATGTCTTCGCTCTCTGTAAGTGTGGTGCCATTTCTATCATTTATGACATCAGATCTTGCTGAAGTTTTTTGAGTCAGTTCCTTTACCAAAGCAAACACCTTCTTGGAGTCGTTTCCTGCTTTTTCCATATCCTCACATTTCCTCTCAACAAAGTCTCGTTGATCAGCTCTGACTGCTTTTGTTACTTCTCTGTGTTGTTTCCTCCATTCTGACATACCTCCTCTTTTTCTGGCTTCCTGTCTCTTATCAGCAAGCTCTATTGTCTTCTTAGATATCCAGGGttgcttctttttcttcttctttgtgaTGTTTTCCTCTGCTGCACTTAGCACTGCTTCCTTCATTTCTTCCCACAATTCGTTTGGAGAGAGTTCTTCCTCATCCGTTCAAAGAAGCGCCTCAAATCGGTTCCCCACACTAACTGTGTATTGCTCTGGGATTTTGTCCACATCAAATCTCACTGGTGGTGTCACTCGTTTCTTTGCTTTGAGTTTCAGCTTCATCCGTGCGACAAGTAGCTGGTGGTCACTGCCGCAGTCTGCTCCTGGTCTGGTTCTTACACTGAACAATGAAGAGCGCCATCTTCTTTTAAGCAAAATATAATCAAtctgatttttcacatttccgcCAGGGCTCCTCCAAGTCCACAGTCTGCGAGGGTGCTGCTGAAAGAGAGTGTTTCCAACAATCAGGTCGTTTGCCTGACAAAACTCTTCCAAACTGTCTCCACGATCGTTTCTTTCTCCCAATCCAAACTTTCCAATTGACCTTGATTTGATGTCACACTTGCCAACTTTTGCGTTCCAGTCTCCCAAGATGATAAGCATATCTTTGCTTGGAATCTTATCCAGGACATCTTGGAGCTGACCATAAAAGTTTTCCATCGCTTCATCAGATGCAGTGGATGTTGGTGCATAAACCTGGACAATTGATATGTTGAAAGGGTGACCATGCAGTCTGAGAGAGATGATTCTGTGGCTGATTGGGTTGAAGCCCTGGAAGGATCTAGCTGTATTCCTGTCCAAGATGAAACCAACTCCGAACTCCCGCTTTCCTTCATCTTTGCCTGAATATATCACTGTGTATCCGTTGTCTGTAGTAAAACGTCCTTGGTTGAGCCACCATGTTTCCGAGATGCCCAGTACACAAATGTGTTGCTCTCCCATTCTTTTTGTAACGATCTCTAGCTTCCCAGCAGTCATACCTTGAACATTCCATGTTCCTACTCCTACTCCTTTCATGCTCAGGATTGTCGGCAGTACATTACAGCTGTGCCTAGTCGGAACAACATGCTCttcttccccagtagccattgacgcATCGTCTGGCCTGCGGGTCCCACCATTGGATGCCGGGTTTCTACATTGATTACGACCTCTCATATAAACTATCTTGGCCAAAAGTAAATGCAGTGGGTGGCCGGGTCCTTCTGCATTAATGGATTTGCTGAATGGCCGCCGTTGGCTCTCCAGAGCCGACGCCCTTAAGATGAATCTTTTATTTCGTTTCAACCGGGTGTTCAGCCACCCTCCTCACCAGTATCCAAAGGAAACTGGTGGGGGAGCCGGTTCAGTCGCCGACAGCTCGACCCTGAGCAGGTTGTACTGAGCAGGTTGTACTGGATACAGGTTTCCAGTAGCAGGTTTCCAGACCTGACCTGACAAAATGGAGCACCCATTGGGAAAAAACACCCATGGGAAACCCAGCACCAAACGGTGCTGGTAAGGGTAACTTTCAGCTCCTCGGCAGTGCTAGGCACTGCCTCCCCTTCCCATATGGTGTTGTTATTataaggaaattcgatttgttttgagttAAAACCAAGGTTAAAAATACActcacttgaaattaaatacactaattagcgtcCATCACTGTTttctctggatacatttttactgcatttttggagtaacgatttttaaatcgaaagttaaaattgtgatatatttaattttgagaattacaattatataaaggaacacatttatgacccaggtgcttgtataatagaaaattcgatcacaatgtatatcacaatgcatatgtaaactttctttaactgtgtcaacaatagaatattgatcaccaacggagtatggagctttatgaaaaaaatatttataatatagcgtgttgacactgtgtcCCACCTAGGCGGGCTGTACAGTTTCGGGTATCGGATGGTACCAACAGTGGTCCATTTATATTTGTTAGGCCTGTGGCTTTTCAAAATTTCCCTTCCCTTTTATATATTGCTGTTTGTTCATCTTTTGACTAGAATGGCTGACCATAGATTTGCTTTTTCCCTTTTTGACCTGGTTAGCTTTTATACTTGCACATGTCTGTTTTTCTCACCTAATTGATTTTTCCCttgtatgttttttattattattctaatttcttttcattttgtgcTTGTCACTTTCTTTTGTTGTCTTTCTCATTTAATATCTGGCAGTGCTAGTtactagtgctacttgttttgaccttgtaaaagggatgtttttatgctcccgaaacgtcggttgttttgtctttttaaccctaaattttggatgttgttgtacatattaaacagttttaacatttattttcctaggttatgtacactacttgaatctttttaagatccattcaaagtttccctgctggtcagttggtactgttttagtttgcttttttgctcttataggatagtaacaagcatttacaaagctggattttgcagaaaaccccattcaaattgaacaaccagttccaaagatatgagcaattaaagagtttccaaaacaagtggaaacaaaagaaaataatttgtttggctatatctcaaaatcaatatttccgagttccgactgatattgcttgatcgcatcacatatattgtcGTGAGTTATTCCTGATTCTGATTCACTTCATCCAACCTTATCCAAATACCTAAACAACGAATTGTAAGTttatatttcctatatttttttaccaaaattaatattttaccgAAAATCATAAATTTCATATGTATCTTGAATGCAGTTAATTTTAGTTGTACTTTTAAAAAGTATTTTAGTTGTACTTTTAAAAAGTAATCATGATGTGACTATTACATAAATTTTTCAGGCCTCAAGCCTTTCTTTTTGTGATCAATTCCCGTTAGATTAGACAAGTTGCTGTGCTTCACAATTCGCCCGTCAAAATCACCcgcattttatattatatatttattataaaaagtattgCTCCTAAGTGTATGACCATGTTGGAGTTTTATCTTAACAACTGACATGTTATTACCGTGATACAGCTTGCCTGATTTGACTCTCATTAACACTGGGCTCCCATCATCATTTTTAGGTTTTACTCACCCTGCCAAGCAGCTGTCAATTTGAAGATTATCACCAATAGAAACACTGTCAGCTTCGTGATTCCCATGATGCCTGTACAGAATCAACATTGATAACATTAGTATAAACCTGTTCCTACAAAAGCAGTAACATGGCAGCAAATCTAGCTGTGAGCTTTTGATTACGCTtttaattaaagcaataatgtgcaatttgattaaataaataattctcttaaagaggaagccctgctagagcagttcttctggggtgaaccaaacctgcctggttatcaaattaatcagtgacaaagttATCTCTTAATTTGACAGgtactaattgatgttttaatgtcattgcatcaattagcacctgacaAATTCAGAGAAACTTTTAAACTGAtttatttgataaccaggcaggtttggttcaccccagaagaactgctctggtggggcttcctctttaatggtAATGCCAACCACTGAAGGATCTATTTCTGGTGCGTTCTCCTTCTGTAAGTCCCATAATGCTACTTTCTCGATCTGACCAAACTTACAGCAGGATCCGTTGGAGGTGACACAAATGCAACTCGGGGTCAAAGTTCATGGAAAATTTATTCTGTGAAAAATACGATTTTTCACATAAATGCTTCTCCTTCAAAAAATGTCGCAGCACAATAACACTTGCCCACATGCATCGGTTATGACTGTTTAAAAATTTACAACAAAtttgggttaaaggtcattagctAAATGTTATTTCGGTAcgaaaccaaataccttcaaaatcttgAAGCcgttactgtcatgactgtgagCAACTCGCAAACTATTTGTGTTttagtaaaattcttatatttcaagaacacagtggtcaattgaatatatgaatacaaaagccacctaagtccatacttaaaccaaattgagttaagcatgggaaagtgttcctttacataggcctgtcatatgtatgaaagaacaactcaaattcattctctgtgtctattgagcatgtgaaaaatagcatgtatgaaagaatcacccaattccatgatttgagtcttgtaacacattgattaaaatccagtatgtataaaagtccacttgtaacacattcattgctagagagtgacttttgaaaaaaaaatgggtttaataaaggaaagtgtgtggtttatattacatggcagaatgcttatcaacattatacatacctgtgcgctttattttgtattatcttactagtggttatctcattctaacattgttgtctttgtatatgattcaaaaaaaccACCTacgtccaaaatttaaaatgaaccccacgaagtccctaaaatgctaatcgtcatacctaatacaggttaatccactcatttgtacgtaaaacttaccatattgaccaggtaaatctaactgaaggaattaaaatgatacacaggtttttctctcaaaatcacttcccatggacttaggtggcttttgtattcatgtattcaattgtcaaaattccaaaAGTATGTGATAACTGTTTTAATCCTTAACCACGTCAACTATTTAGTTTCGGTTGGTTCGAAAAATACCCAAAAATTAATGTTTCCgaagatacagttctttcagggacaccctgtatatatgcgtagaatgtgttatgaTTTTACTACCTTTTAGACACAATCAGGGCACATTATttgtggaggtaatagaatgtagtttattatttactaaGAGTGGTCTTGTTCATAGACACATAATATGATTTCGGGTGTCATCtttcaggccgtagacgaccccacgagTATTGGAAACGCGTAACACACGACTTTTAAGGTACGCGTATGTTGCACGTTGTATGGTAGACCAAGACGTGatgatgtgaagttgtaaacaggTTTGGCTCATTTTAGAATGGGGAGGGTTTAtgatggtaacttaatttttccCCAGTAACATAATATTTGCTCGATAAAATAGTTTATGGTTGGAATAgttttaacatatttaaattgaCTAAGAATGAAAATAAACGATATGAATGTTTGCTTTTGATATCTTCTCCCTGTGGTAGACGACAGACAGGTTCATTATTTTATCGTTATTGATACTGGCTGTGACGGCATCGTTTAAAGTGCCCTCGCGTAATGGGTTTGGACAAATCGCAATGCGCGAATTTTGGATTACGGTCTGTAGAGGTAGGGCctatcagaataatgttattgTATTAAAGAACCCTTGAATTGTCAAACTTCAAAGGTTTGTACAAAAGCttacaaaaagatttttttgttaataatttaaaattagactTAAACACTACTTAAGTTGTTAATTGTCTAATTTTctactttctaattttaaatcATTCTCAATTTATTATTACTGATCGTGCCATGTTGATAGTATTTTGTAACATAAAAGTATACACATAttg includes:
- the LOC140163802 gene encoding craniofacial development protein 2-like; this translates as MRGRNQCRNPASNGGTRRPDDASMATGEEEHVVPTRHSCNVLPTILSMKGVGVGTWNVQGMTAGKLEIVTKRMGEQHICVLGISETWWLNQGRFTTDNGYTVIYSGKDEGKREFGVGFILDRNTARSFQGFNPISHRIISLRLHGHPFNISIVQVYAPTSTASDEAMENFYGQLQDVLDKIPSKDMLIILGDWNAKVGKCDIKSRSIGKFGLGERNDRGDSLEEFCQANDLIVGNTLFQQHPRRLWTWRSPGGNVKNQIDYILLKRRWRSSLFSVRTRPGADCGSDHQLLVARMKLKLKAKKRVTPPVRFDVDKIPEQYTVSVGNRFEALL